A genomic window from Brassica oleracea var. oleracea cultivar TO1000 chromosome C8, BOL, whole genome shotgun sequence includes:
- the LOC106309734 gene encoding 60S ribosomal protein L28-1: MATVPGQLIWEIVKTNNCFLVKQFGRGNAKVQFSKETNNLCNLNSYKHSGLANKKTVTIQAADKEQGVVLATTKTKKQNKPKVSVNKSILKKEFPRMSKAVANQVVDNYYRPDLKKFALARLSVISKSLRVAKSGAKQRNRQA, encoded by the exons ATGGCGACAGTTCCAGGACAGTTGATATGGGAGATCGTCAAGACCAACAACTGTTTCTTGGTCAAACAGTTCGGGAGAGGCAACGCCAAGGTTCAGTTCAGCAAGGAGACCAACAATCTCTGCAACCTCAACTCCTACAAGCACTCTG GTCTTGCAAACAAGAAGACTGTGACCATCCAGGCAGCTGACAAGGAACAAGGTGTTGTCCTCGCCACAACCAAGACCAAGAAGCAGAACAAGCCTAAGGTCTCTGTCAACAAGTCTATCCTTAAGAAGGAATTCCCAAGGATGTCCAAGGCTGTTGCTAACCAG GTGGTAGACAACTACTACAGGCCAGACTTGAAGAAATTTGCTCTTGCTAGACTCAGTGTCATCAGCAAAAGCCTTAGGGTCGCCAAGTCCGGTGCCAAGCAAAGAAACCGTCAAGCTTAA